One region of Corynebacterium capitovis DSM 44611 genomic DNA includes:
- a CDS encoding proline--tRNA ligase — translation MITRLSQLFLRTLREDPADAEVPSHKLLVRAGYVRRAAPGVYSWLPLGLRTLRKVEAIVREEMDAMGAQELLFPALLPREPYEATNRWTEYGDDLFRLKDRKGADMLLGPTHEEMFTAAVKDLYSSYKDFPVTLYQVQTKYRDEARPRAGILRGREFVMKDSYSFDMTDEGLGASYAAHRAAYTRIFDRVGIRYEICQATSGAMGGSASEEFLAYSENGEDTFVVSTAGDYAANVEAVTTVAPEESTVEGLPEAREYDTPKSETIDALVQWARDEGIKVDGREVEASDTLKCMVIKVTDPRNLNDDGEPAGPQLTGVLIPGDRELDEKRLEAALEPATFELASDEDFAQSGFLVKGYVGPRSLISNGVKVYADPRVVRGSSWITGADAPQRHIVGLIAGRDFEPDGFLEAAEVREGDPSPSGNGTVKIARGIELGHIFQLGRKYTEAMDVSILDENGKRATPTMGSYGIGVSRMVAVVAEQRHDDKGLVWPVEIAPYQVHVAVANKDAAAMEAGAALVEQLDAAGIEVLFDDRPKVSPGVKFKDAELLGMPFIVILGRSFADGVVELRIRGGETLEVPATEVVDKLVGLVRA, via the coding sequence ATGATTACACGCCTATCTCAGCTGTTCCTGCGCACGCTGCGCGAAGACCCTGCGGACGCTGAGGTACCCAGCCACAAACTCCTCGTGCGGGCGGGGTACGTCCGCCGCGCCGCGCCGGGTGTGTACTCCTGGCTGCCTCTTGGCCTGCGTACGCTGCGTAAAGTCGAGGCGATCGTGCGCGAGGAGATGGACGCTATGGGGGCCCAGGAGCTGCTGTTCCCGGCACTGCTGCCCCGGGAACCATACGAGGCGACAAACCGCTGGACGGAATACGGCGATGATTTGTTCCGGTTAAAAGACCGGAAGGGTGCGGATATGCTGCTGGGCCCCACCCACGAAGAAATGTTCACTGCCGCCGTCAAGGACCTGTACTCCTCGTACAAGGATTTTCCGGTCACGCTCTACCAGGTGCAAACGAAGTACCGGGACGAGGCGCGCCCGCGGGCGGGAATTCTGCGCGGGCGGGAGTTCGTAATGAAGGATTCTTATTCCTTTGACATGACAGACGAGGGCCTCGGCGCATCGTACGCGGCGCATCGCGCGGCCTACACCCGCATCTTTGACCGTGTCGGCATCCGCTACGAGATTTGCCAGGCCACGTCGGGCGCGATGGGAGGGTCGGCCTCGGAGGAATTCCTCGCTTACTCCGAAAACGGTGAGGACACCTTTGTCGTGTCCACGGCGGGCGATTACGCGGCGAACGTGGAGGCGGTCACCACGGTCGCGCCGGAAGAAAGCACGGTCGAGGGATTGCCCGAGGCGCGCGAGTACGACACTCCGAAGTCCGAGACGATTGACGCTCTTGTCCAGTGGGCGCGCGACGAAGGGATTAAGGTGGACGGGCGCGAAGTCGAAGCGTCCGACACGCTGAAGTGCATGGTCATCAAGGTGACCGACCCGCGCAACCTTAACGACGATGGCGAGCCCGCCGGCCCCCAGCTCACTGGCGTCCTTATCCCGGGGGATCGTGAGCTGGACGAGAAGCGGCTTGAGGCGGCGCTTGAGCCGGCGACCTTTGAGCTAGCCAGCGACGAGGACTTCGCTCAGTCCGGGTTCTTGGTCAAGGGATACGTAGGTCCCCGCAGCCTCATATCCAACGGCGTCAAGGTTTACGCTGACCCGCGGGTTGTGCGCGGTAGTTCCTGGATCACTGGGGCGGACGCACCCCAGCGCCACATTGTCGGCCTCATCGCCGGCCGCGATTTCGAGCCCGACGGCTTCCTCGAAGCTGCGGAGGTGCGCGAGGGCGACCCCTCGCCGAGCGGGAACGGCACGGTAAAGATCGCCCGCGGTATCGAGCTGGGCCATATTTTCCAGCTGGGCCGCAAATACACCGAGGCGATGGACGTGAGCATCCTCGACGAGAACGGCAAGCGCGCCACCCCGACGATGGGCTCGTACGGTATCGGCGTCTCGCGCATGGTCGCGGTCGTAGCTGAGCAGCGCCATGACGATAAAGGGCTCGTGTGGCCGGTCGAGATCGCGCCCTACCAGGTGCACGTGGCCGTCGCCAACAAGGACGCGGCGGCGATGGAGGCGGGCGCGGCGCTCGTCGAACAGCTCGACGCGGCGGGGATTGAGGTCCTCTTCGACGATCGTCCGAAGGTCTCCCCGGGTGTCAAATTCAAGGACGCCGAACTATTGGGAATGCCTTTCATTGTGATCCTGGGCCGCTCCTTCGCGGACGGGGTTGTCGAACTGCGGATCCGCGGCGGGGAAACGCTCGAAGTGCCCGCCACGGAGGTCGTCGATAAGCTGGTCGGGCTCGTTCGCGCCTAG
- the rimP gene encoding ribosome maturation factor RimP — protein sequence MAFPGVEELTNIIQPVARRHGMDVDAVRVVKAGAKSQVVVSVDSDSHPTLDELEVLSNELSDLFDAKEDAQDLNFGAGYRLEVTTPGVDLPLTETRHWRRNRGRRIEVDGAAFRIGALNNEGTFVVLISAGAQAVHVRAVSDLHGAVVEIEFNTPPAGELELVEKSFDQASELAVDGEVDK from the coding sequence ATGGCCTTTCCCGGAGTTGAAGAATTAACCAACATCATCCAGCCGGTTGCCCGGCGCCACGGCATGGACGTCGACGCCGTGCGGGTGGTCAAGGCCGGGGCCAAATCCCAGGTTGTGGTGTCGGTTGATTCGGACTCGCACCCTACTCTCGACGAGCTAGAAGTTTTGTCCAACGAGCTCAGCGATCTTTTCGACGCCAAAGAAGACGCCCAGGACCTCAACTTCGGAGCGGGGTACAGGTTGGAGGTCACAACCCCCGGTGTTGACCTCCCCTTGACGGAAACCCGCCACTGGCGGCGCAACCGCGGACGGCGGATCGAAGTAGACGGCGCCGCGTTCCGGATCGGCGCACTGAACAACGAGGGCACGTTCGTCGTTCTCATCTCGGCGGGCGCCCAGGCCGTGCATGTCCGGGCAGTTTCGGATCTGCACGGGGCAGTGGTAGAAATTGAGTTCAATACGCCGCCGGCCGGGGAGCTCGAGCTGGTGGAAAAGTCGTTTGATCAGGCCAGCGAGCTGGCCGTCGATGGAGAGGTAGACAAGTGA
- the nusA gene encoding transcription termination factor NusA, producing the protein MNIDVNALKAIESQHGIAVNELLETIGAALLGAYREYRETPAPDDERARVDIDTTTGDVAVIVSELGADGEVVSEYDDTPLNFSRIGAAAVRSAIFHRLREAEAGRVFSAYSEIEGHVVSGVVQRDAPAESRGITVVQLGTEQDPQDGILLPAEQIPGERLTHGDRVKAFVVGVNKGDRAVQVNLSRTHPELVRGLFALEVPEVADGSVEIVAIAREAGHRSKVAVKANVKGVNAKGACIGPRGARVSNIMKELGGEKIDIVDFSENPATYVGNALAPSKVVRVDVVDAEAQSARVTVPEYQLSLAIGKEGQNARLAARLTGWKIDIHADSEAADREA; encoded by the coding sequence GTGAATATCGACGTCAACGCGTTAAAAGCGATTGAGTCGCAGCACGGCATTGCCGTGAACGAGCTGCTTGAGACGATCGGCGCAGCGTTACTCGGGGCGTACCGGGAATACCGCGAGACCCCCGCGCCGGACGACGAGCGGGCGCGGGTCGACATTGATACGACGACCGGTGATGTCGCCGTGATCGTCAGCGAGCTCGGCGCCGACGGCGAGGTCGTTTCCGAGTACGACGACACTCCCCTCAACTTCTCTCGGATCGGCGCGGCCGCAGTTCGCTCCGCAATCTTCCACCGGTTGCGTGAGGCTGAGGCGGGGCGCGTTTTCAGCGCCTACTCGGAAATCGAGGGTCACGTCGTCTCCGGTGTCGTCCAGCGGGACGCGCCGGCGGAGTCCCGGGGAATTACCGTGGTTCAACTCGGTACCGAGCAAGACCCCCAAGATGGCATCTTGCTTCCGGCAGAGCAGATCCCGGGGGAGCGTCTCACCCATGGTGACCGCGTTAAGGCATTTGTCGTGGGCGTGAACAAGGGTGACCGCGCCGTCCAGGTCAACCTTTCCCGGACGCACCCGGAGCTGGTGCGCGGCTTGTTCGCCCTGGAGGTCCCCGAAGTGGCGGACGGTTCTGTCGAAATCGTCGCCATCGCCCGAGAAGCGGGACACCGCTCCAAGGTGGCGGTCAAGGCCAACGTCAAAGGCGTGAACGCCAAGGGTGCGTGCATCGGACCGCGCGGTGCCCGCGTATCGAACATCATGAAGGAGCTCGGGGGTGAGAAAATCGATATCGTCGACTTCTCAGAAAACCCCGCCACGTACGTCGGCAACGCCCTCGCGCCGTCGAAGGTCGTACGTGTTGACGTTGTGGACGCGGAAGCCCAGTCCGCGCGAGTGACGGTGCCGGAGTACCAGCTTTCCCTCGCCATCGGTAAGGAGGGGCAGAATGCTCGCCTTGCGGCTAGGTTGACGGGCTGGAAGATCGACATTCATGCCGATAGTGAGGCAGCCGACCGCGAAGCCTAG
- a CDS encoding YlxR family protein, translating to MHDTHLLRLVAAPDGSGRVLPDPSRSLPGRGAWITPTLEAFELAEKRRAFGRALRLTAPPDVRDVRAYIAGVAKEPKRKEDRTLMSTQP from the coding sequence ATGCACGATACCCACTTGCTGCGCCTTGTCGCCGCCCCTGATGGGTCGGGACGGGTGCTGCCAGATCCGTCCAGGTCACTTCCTGGGCGCGGAGCGTGGATTACCCCCACCTTGGAGGCATTCGAGCTGGCGGAGAAACGACGCGCCTTTGGCCGCGCCCTTCGTCTTACCGCCCCGCCGGATGTGCGTGACGTCCGCGCTTACATCGCCGGGGTGGCGAAAGAACCAAAACGTAAGGAAGACCGAACACTGATGAGTACGCAACCGTGA
- the infB gene encoding translation initiation factor IF-2: MPGKLRVHELAKELGITSKELLAALKEKGEFVKTASSTIEPPVVKKMRAFYEEKSGGNTGAAKPAAKPAGAASAARPTAPKPAAPKPEASQASAPKPTSAKPTAARPAAPKPVATKPAAAAEAPTVPAQTAPKPAFAAPKPGAPKPAAPKPPVAKSPAAKPEFTSRPGAKPAPQRAPGANNAGAKPAGPKPSAGPTPANAMPRPVPKPGGRPRVANNPFSSGASSPRPGTPRPGGSGGAGARGRGGQGGQGGQGAAQGGQRPGGPRPGGQRRPSPSDMAAHPSPGQMPSKAASGARGRGGQGGSGAGAGSRGRGGQGGPGQGGPAQSGGFRGRGGRRGGTAGAFGRPGGAPGRGRKSKRQKRNEYEEMHAPNLVGGVRLPDGGGKTVRLRQGATLSDFAEKIGAEASSLVQALFNLGEMVTATQSVPEETLQLLGAEINYDVQVVSPEDEDRELLESFDLQFGEDVGGDEELQQRPPVVSVMGHVDHGKTRLLDTIRRANVGSGEAGGITQGIGAYQTTVSLEDEPRQITFLDTPGHEAFTAMRARGAKSTDLAILVVAADDGVMPQTVEAINHAKAADLPIVVAVNKVDKPEAQPEKIRGQLTEYGLIPEEYGGDTMFIDISAKQGTGIDDLLEAVLLTADAALDLRANPDMDAQGIAIESHLDRGRGPVSTVIVQRGTLRVGDSIVVGGNYGRVRRMLDEWGNDVEEAGPSRPVQVQGLNGVPGPGDNLLVVEDDRVARQIAAQRDARLRSAMQARTKKRVSLENLDQALKETSQLNLILKGDNAGSVEALEEALLKIEIDDEVEVNIIDRGVGAVTQTNVVLAAASDAVIVAFNVRAEGKATEEANSEGVEIRYYSVIYKAIDDVEAALKGMLKPIYEERDLGSAEIRQIFKASSVGLIAGCMVTDGKVRRNSKARLVRDGNVIAAEATIQSLRREKDDVTEVDKGYECGMVLSYPDIQVDDVIQVYEMVEVPRT; this comes from the coding sequence GTGCCCGGAAAGCTACGCGTACACGAACTCGCCAAGGAACTAGGCATCACGAGCAAAGAATTGCTCGCCGCCTTGAAAGAGAAAGGCGAGTTCGTGAAAACGGCCTCATCCACCATCGAACCCCCGGTGGTGAAGAAGATGAGGGCTTTTTACGAGGAAAAATCCGGTGGAAACACCGGTGCAGCGAAACCCGCTGCAAAGCCCGCAGGCGCTGCGAGCGCAGCGCGTCCTACAGCGCCGAAGCCCGCCGCGCCGAAGCCTGAGGCGTCGCAGGCGTCCGCCCCGAAGCCCACCTCCGCAAAGCCGACCGCTGCGAGGCCGGCCGCACCGAAGCCTGTAGCGACAAAACCTGCTGCGGCTGCCGAAGCCCCGACGGTACCGGCTCAGACTGCCCCCAAACCGGCGTTCGCAGCACCTAAGCCTGGCGCACCGAAACCCGCGGCCCCCAAGCCGCCCGTCGCGAAGTCACCCGCTGCGAAGCCGGAGTTTACGTCGCGGCCCGGTGCCAAACCTGCTCCTCAGCGAGCTCCCGGCGCAAATAATGCCGGCGCCAAGCCGGCTGGTCCCAAGCCATCCGCAGGTCCGACGCCGGCTAATGCCATGCCCCGTCCGGTTCCCAAGCCGGGTGGGCGTCCTCGCGTTGCTAACAACCCGTTCTCCTCGGGTGCGTCCTCTCCGCGCCCTGGCACGCCCCGACCCGGTGGATCCGGTGGCGCGGGTGCGCGTGGCCGTGGTGGACAAGGTGGCCAGGGTGGCCAGGGTGCCGCGCAGGGAGGCCAGCGTCCCGGCGGCCCTCGCCCGGGTGGCCAGCGACGCCCGTCCCCTTCCGATATGGCGGCCCACCCCAGCCCAGGCCAGATGCCGTCCAAGGCGGCGTCTGGAGCACGCGGCCGCGGTGGCCAAGGCGGGTCGGGCGCGGGCGCGGGTTCTCGCGGCCGTGGCGGCCAAGGCGGGCCGGGCCAGGGCGGACCGGCTCAAAGCGGCGGTTTCCGCGGGCGCGGAGGGCGCCGGGGTGGAACGGCTGGAGCGTTCGGTCGCCCCGGTGGCGCTCCAGGGCGCGGGCGTAAGTCAAAGCGTCAAAAGCGCAACGAGTACGAGGAGATGCACGCTCCGAACCTTGTCGGTGGTGTGCGTCTGCCCGACGGCGGCGGAAAGACTGTGCGGTTGCGCCAGGGCGCGACCCTGTCGGATTTCGCCGAAAAGATCGGTGCGGAGGCATCGAGCCTGGTCCAGGCGTTGTTCAACCTCGGTGAGATGGTAACGGCGACGCAATCCGTGCCTGAGGAGACCCTTCAGCTGCTCGGAGCCGAGATCAACTACGACGTTCAGGTCGTCTCTCCGGAAGACGAGGACCGCGAGCTGCTCGAGTCCTTCGACCTGCAGTTCGGCGAGGACGTCGGAGGTGACGAGGAGCTCCAGCAGCGTCCCCCGGTGGTCTCCGTCATGGGCCACGTCGACCACGGCAAGACCCGGTTGTTGGACACGATTCGTCGCGCCAATGTTGGGTCCGGCGAGGCCGGCGGCATTACCCAGGGAATCGGTGCGTACCAGACCACGGTTTCGCTCGAGGACGAGCCGCGTCAGATCACCTTCTTGGACACCCCTGGCCACGAGGCGTTTACCGCCATGCGTGCCCGAGGTGCCAAGTCGACGGACTTGGCGATCCTTGTCGTTGCTGCAGATGACGGCGTGATGCCGCAAACGGTCGAGGCGATCAACCACGCCAAGGCCGCCGATCTGCCGATCGTCGTCGCGGTAAACAAGGTCGACAAGCCTGAGGCGCAGCCCGAGAAGATCCGTGGGCAGCTGACTGAATACGGTCTCATCCCGGAGGAGTACGGCGGGGACACCATGTTCATCGATATTTCCGCCAAACAGGGCACGGGTATCGACGACTTGCTGGAGGCGGTCTTGCTCACAGCGGACGCCGCGCTCGACCTGCGCGCGAATCCCGACATGGACGCTCAGGGTATCGCGATCGAGTCCCACCTCGACCGTGGCCGCGGTCCGGTGTCTACGGTAATTGTCCAGCGCGGTACGTTGCGCGTCGGCGATTCGATCGTGGTCGGTGGCAACTATGGCCGCGTCCGGCGCATGCTGGACGAATGGGGCAACGACGTCGAGGAAGCTGGCCCGTCACGTCCGGTTCAGGTTCAGGGCCTCAACGGCGTTCCGGGCCCGGGCGACAACCTGTTGGTCGTCGAGGACGATCGGGTTGCTCGCCAGATCGCGGCACAGCGCGACGCGCGCCTTCGCTCCGCGATGCAGGCCCGAACCAAGAAGCGTGTGTCTTTGGAGAACCTGGATCAGGCGCTCAAGGAAACCAGCCAGCTCAACCTCATTCTCAAGGGCGACAACGCCGGTTCGGTGGAAGCTCTGGAGGAGGCGCTTCTCAAGATCGAGATCGACGACGAAGTCGAGGTCAACATCATCGACCGTGGTGTCGGTGCTGTGACCCAGACCAACGTCGTCCTCGCCGCCGCGTCGGATGCCGTTATCGTCGCCTTCAACGTTCGCGCTGAGGGCAAGGCGACGGAAGAGGCGAACAGCGAAGGCGTGGAAATCCGGTACTACTCCGTGATTTACAAGGCCATTGACGACGTCGAGGCTGCGCTCAAGGGCATGCTCAAGCCGATCTACGAGGAGCGCGATTTGGGCTCGGCCGAGATTCGCCAGATCTTCAAGGCGTCCTCTGTTGGTCTCATCGCCGGCTGCATGGTGACGGACGGCAAGGTGCGTCGTAACTCGAAGGCTCGCCTCGTGCGCGACGGTAACGTGATCGCGGCGGAAGCGACGATCCAATCGCTCCGGCGCGAAAAGGATGATGTCACCGAAGTAGACAAGGGTTACGAGTGCGGCATGGTCTTGTCGTACCCCGACATCCAGGTCGACGACGTGATTCAGGTGTACGAAATGGTTGAGGTTCCTCGGACCTAG
- the rbfA gene encoding 30S ribosome-binding factor RbfA codes for MADNSRAQRLAKRIQTIVASAIERQVKDRRLELVTITDARVTGDLHDATVFYTVRGRAIDDEPDYDQAEEALGRARGQIRKIVGDELGVRFTPTISFELDTVPESSARMEELLNRARARDEELAKLRENATFAGEGNPYKTPDA; via the coding sequence ATGGCTGACAATTCACGCGCCCAGCGGCTAGCCAAGCGAATTCAGACAATCGTGGCGAGTGCGATCGAGCGGCAGGTCAAAGATCGCCGCCTAGAGCTCGTCACCATCACCGACGCGCGAGTTACGGGCGATCTTCACGACGCAACGGTGTTCTATACGGTGCGCGGGCGCGCGATCGACGACGAACCAGACTACGACCAGGCGGAAGAAGCGCTCGGTCGTGCGCGCGGGCAGATCCGCAAGATTGTCGGTGATGAACTAGGAGTACGGTTTACCCCGACGATTTCCTTCGAGCTCGATACAGTGCCGGAATCCTCCGCACGAATGGAAGAGCTGCTTAACCGTGCGCGCGCCCGCGATGAGGAGTTGGCGAAGCTGCGGGAAAACGCCACGTTCGCGGGCGAAGGCAACCCCTACAAGACGCCGGACGCATAA
- a CDS encoding DHH family phosphoesterase yields MALLFPDLSEEFAAVSRALVEAENITVVAHIKPDADAVGSACALASGLRRRGKRAEVRIGQTMPHAANLAGIPGVGDIVYGHELPTAGLVVTVDCASVDRTGAFSDALAADPARVIVVDHHATNPRFGGLNLIARAESTTMMVRELLSHMGVALDRDLAHCLYAGLVTDTGNFRWGTKRMHVLAAELTGLGLDTRSITLELMDSMTPSDLVHLGNVLAGMQICEAGGHRVGVFTIGELSLRAMSQTAVETVIDYARSVSGCDIGVVLKQQAQTYWSVSLRSNSSNVAVVAEQLGGGGHVPAAGLSAHGTREAVIDRVLAAIR; encoded by the coding sequence GTGGCCTTGCTTTTTCCTGACCTCAGCGAGGAGTTCGCTGCCGTGTCGCGTGCCCTCGTGGAGGCTGAGAACATCACGGTGGTAGCCCACATCAAGCCCGATGCCGACGCGGTGGGTTCCGCCTGCGCTCTAGCGTCAGGGTTACGTCGGCGGGGCAAGCGGGCGGAGGTACGCATTGGGCAAACAATGCCCCATGCAGCGAACTTGGCAGGTATCCCGGGGGTTGGGGACATTGTGTACGGCCACGAATTGCCCACCGCGGGCCTCGTCGTGACCGTGGACTGCGCTTCGGTGGATCGAACGGGTGCGTTTTCGGACGCGCTCGCCGCCGATCCTGCGCGGGTGATCGTCGTCGATCATCACGCGACAAACCCCAGGTTCGGCGGCCTCAACCTCATCGCACGAGCCGAGTCCACGACGATGATGGTGCGGGAACTGCTCTCGCATATGGGAGTTGCCCTTGACCGCGACCTCGCGCACTGCCTCTATGCCGGTTTGGTCACAGACACCGGAAATTTCCGGTGGGGCACGAAGCGGATGCATGTTCTTGCCGCCGAATTGACAGGCCTTGGGCTGGACACTCGGTCCATCACCCTGGAATTGATGGACTCCATGACCCCTTCGGATCTCGTCCACCTCGGTAACGTGCTTGCCGGCATGCAGATCTGCGAGGCGGGGGGCCACCGTGTAGGCGTGTTCACGATCGGTGAACTTTCACTGCGGGCGATGAGCCAGACCGCGGTGGAAACTGTGATCGATTACGCCCGCTCTGTTTCGGGTTGCGACATAGGGGTAGTGCTCAAGCAACAGGCACAGACTTACTGGAGCGTCTCCCTCCGGTCGAATAGCTCGAATGTGGCAGTTGTTGCGGAGCAGCTGGGCGGCGGCGGTCACGTGCCGGCAGCCGGGTTGTCGGCGCACGGGACGCGTGAAGCCGTGATCGA